The Labilithrix sp. genome includes a window with the following:
- the rsmA gene encoding ribosomal RNA small subunit methyltransferase A: MLRRVGLAPKRSFGQNFLVSAHVVESIARACVPDAERGAARVVELGAGTGALTAALAARAAHVVAVERDRDLVPVLRDELAAHGNVTVVEGDAQSVVPRELLGAEPGPRVLAGNLPYQITGRLLELATTHADDLDRVVFMVQLEVAERLAARPGTKAYGALTVFVGAAFEVTKLFDVSPGSFHPPPEVTSAVVALTPRRPRAAAETETFRALVKGAFGARRKTLRNAWSKVAAPDRIAAAAASAGISLDARGETLSVDAFARMASRLDESEDATARRM; the protein is encoded by the coding sequence GTGCTCCGGCGGGTGGGGCTCGCGCCGAAGCGATCGTTTGGGCAGAACTTCCTCGTCTCGGCGCACGTGGTGGAGTCCATCGCGCGGGCGTGCGTGCCGGACGCCGAGCGCGGCGCGGCGCGCGTCGTCGAGCTCGGGGCCGGCACTGGCGCGCTCACCGCCGCCCTCGCCGCGCGCGCGGCGCACGTCGTCGCGGTCGAGCGCGATCGCGACCTCGTCCCCGTCCTGCGCGACGAGCTCGCCGCGCACGGGAACGTGACCGTCGTCGAAGGCGACGCGCAGAGCGTCGTCCCGCGCGAGCTCCTCGGCGCCGAGCCCGGACCGCGCGTCCTCGCCGGGAACCTGCCGTACCAGATCACCGGCCGGCTCCTCGAGCTCGCGACGACGCACGCCGACGACCTCGACCGCGTCGTGTTCATGGTCCAGCTCGAGGTCGCGGAGCGGCTCGCGGCGCGGCCCGGGACGAAGGCGTACGGCGCGCTCACCGTCTTCGTCGGGGCCGCGTTCGAGGTGACGAAGCTCTTCGACGTCTCGCCGGGCTCCTTCCATCCGCCGCCCGAGGTCACGAGCGCGGTCGTCGCGCTCACGCCGCGGCGGCCGCGGGCGGCGGCGGAGACCGAGACGTTCCGCGCGCTCGTGAAGGGCGCGTTCGGCGCGCGACGGAAGACGCTGCGGAACGCGTGGTCCAAGGTCGCGGCGCCGGACCGCATCGCGGCTGCGGCAGCGAGCGCGGGGATCTCGCTCGACGCCCGCGGCGAGACGCTCTCCGTCGACGCGTTCGCTCGCATGGCCTCGCGCCTCGACGAGAGCGAGGATGCGACCGCGCGACGCATGTGA
- a CDS encoding DUF58 domain-containing protein, protein MQLHPTRNTFQVALAGAAMVAVGVAAKVSAAVAFGGAMLLAITLGRALALATVTRIRASGFEMVWSMTRRVTRVDRGGEVVIEAELRNRGFDDARGVSLRPVASSMLDVTIDPPVLDLPAASKVRFDVKVRAKRVGRWGMHGIALEVRGTPLGGEGLYEVPLMFANPHGIEVVPKPLLAMLETAKGGRARAAAPAGRSAPLTGDGEQLKELREHVPGDPFKRIAWRASARRGTLLVREMEREERDIVWLVIDASVELWAGEEGRAPLDIAVDEVGGVAARHLARGDKVGLVVFASRVRTWLAADSGPQQATRIVAALASTASAVDADRSEEGESELAARVAEHLRPLDPRGLADVPRNNLDSLATRAEALRVRAPFAPRLPHAPTPREQRLRHYLAAFGIEVPPRVDGEREKAELQLGAALEKIALEKKKKPSIVHVWAPPPSPDGDAVARGLRKLRARHVDVRWTMPSFEPALEGEPGALAPVEEVVRQAVKMRVRASQARAERALRSLGARARAVERRRALASADPPPEAEAKGGPQA, encoded by the coding sequence ATGCAGCTCCACCCGACGCGCAACACCTTCCAGGTCGCCCTCGCCGGCGCCGCGATGGTGGCGGTCGGGGTCGCGGCGAAGGTCAGCGCCGCGGTCGCGTTCGGCGGCGCGATGCTGCTCGCGATCACGCTCGGGCGCGCGCTCGCGCTCGCCACCGTCACGCGCATCCGCGCCTCCGGCTTCGAGATGGTGTGGAGCATGACCCGCCGCGTGACGCGCGTCGATCGCGGGGGCGAGGTCGTGATCGAGGCGGAGCTCCGGAACCGCGGCTTCGACGACGCGCGCGGCGTGTCGCTCCGCCCGGTCGCGTCGAGCATGCTCGACGTCACGATCGATCCGCCGGTGCTCGACCTGCCCGCCGCCTCGAAGGTGCGCTTCGACGTGAAGGTGCGGGCGAAGCGCGTCGGCCGCTGGGGCATGCACGGCATCGCGCTCGAGGTGCGCGGCACGCCGCTCGGCGGCGAGGGGCTCTACGAGGTCCCGCTCATGTTCGCGAACCCGCACGGCATCGAGGTCGTGCCGAAGCCGCTCCTCGCGATGCTCGAGACGGCGAAGGGCGGGCGCGCGCGCGCCGCCGCGCCGGCCGGACGATCGGCGCCGCTCACGGGCGACGGCGAGCAGCTGAAGGAGCTGCGCGAGCACGTACCCGGCGATCCGTTCAAGCGCATCGCGTGGCGCGCGAGCGCGCGGCGCGGGACGCTCCTCGTACGCGAGATGGAGCGCGAGGAGCGCGACATCGTGTGGCTCGTCATCGACGCGTCGGTGGAGCTGTGGGCGGGCGAAGAGGGGCGTGCGCCGCTCGACATCGCGGTCGACGAGGTCGGCGGCGTCGCGGCGCGCCACCTCGCGCGCGGCGACAAGGTCGGCCTCGTCGTCTTCGCGTCGCGCGTGCGCACGTGGCTCGCGGCGGACTCGGGGCCCCAGCAAGCGACGCGCATCGTCGCGGCGCTCGCGAGCACGGCGAGCGCGGTCGACGCCGATCGCTCGGAGGAGGGCGAGTCGGAGCTCGCGGCGCGGGTCGCGGAGCACCTCCGGCCGCTCGATCCGCGCGGCCTCGCCGACGTGCCGCGGAACAACCTCGACTCCCTCGCGACGCGCGCCGAGGCGCTGCGCGTCCGCGCGCCGTTCGCGCCGCGCCTGCCGCACGCGCCGACGCCGCGCGAGCAGCGGCTCCGGCACTACCTCGCGGCGTTCGGGATCGAGGTGCCGCCGCGCGTCGACGGCGAGCGCGAGAAGGCGGAGCTCCAGCTCGGCGCGGCGCTCGAGAAGATCGCGCTCGAGAAGAAGAAGAAGCCGAGCATCGTGCACGTCTGGGCGCCGCCACCCTCGCCCGACGGCGACGCGGTCGCGCGCGGGCTGAGGAAGCTCCGCGCGCGCCACGTCGACGTACGCTGGACGATGCCGTCGTTCGAGCCCGCGCTCGAGGGCGAGCCGGGCGCGCTCGCGCCGGTCGAGGAGGTCGTGCGCCAGGCGGTGAAGATGCGCGTCCGCGCCTCACAAGCCCGCGCCGAACGCGCCCTCCGCAGCCTCGGCGCCCGCGCCCGCGCAGTGGAACGCCGCCGCGCCCTCGCGAGCGCGGACCCCCCGCCGGAAGCCGAGGCCAAGGGCGGGCCCCAGGCGTGA